In Motilibacter rhizosphaerae, one DNA window encodes the following:
- a CDS encoding phytoene/squalene synthase family protein, whose translation MAVSRLQLQGGARDLDAAGITDPALRESYEVCRRLNAEHGKTYYLATLLLPSHKRPYVHALYGFARYADEFVDSLTDPHPDALLPWAQRFLADLEAGSSTDPVGSAMVDTVRRWDIPVEHVVAFLDSMAMDLTVTSYATYDDLRGYMHGSAAVIGLEMLPILEPLDDAAAPAAAALGEAFQLSNFLRDVAEDLQRGRVYLPQEDLDRFGVTRADLAVAPALPHVRELIAFEVRRCREIYAVAESGIDHLHPTSRDCIRTALVLYGGILDEIERVDHDVLSARVSVPLPKRLRVAVPGLVRAAAARREARSWRPLPGAA comes from the coding sequence GTGGCGGTGAGCCGGCTGCAGCTGCAGGGCGGCGCGCGCGACCTCGACGCCGCCGGCATCACCGACCCCGCGCTGCGCGAGTCCTACGAGGTCTGCCGACGGCTCAACGCCGAGCACGGCAAGACCTACTACCTCGCGACGCTGCTGCTGCCCTCGCACAAGCGGCCCTACGTGCACGCGCTCTACGGCTTCGCCCGCTACGCCGACGAGTTCGTCGACTCGCTCACGGACCCGCACCCCGACGCGCTGCTCCCCTGGGCCCAGCGCTTCCTCGCCGACCTCGAGGCAGGCTCCTCGACGGACCCCGTGGGGAGCGCCATGGTCGACACCGTGCGCCGCTGGGACATCCCGGTCGAGCACGTGGTCGCGTTCCTCGACTCGATGGCGATGGACCTCACGGTGACGTCGTACGCGACGTACGACGACCTCCGCGGCTACATGCACGGCTCGGCGGCGGTCATCGGGCTGGAGATGCTGCCGATCCTCGAGCCGCTCGACGACGCCGCCGCTCCCGCCGCGGCTGCTCTGGGCGAGGCGTTCCAGCTGAGCAACTTCCTCCGCGACGTCGCCGAGGACCTGCAGCGCGGCCGGGTCTACCTGCCGCAGGAGGACCTCGACCGCTTCGGCGTCACGCGCGCCGACCTGGCCGTCGCCCCGGCCCTCCCCCACGTGCGCGAGCTCATCGCCTTCGAGGTACGCCGCTGCCGGGAGATCTACGCCGTCGCCGAGAGCGGCATCGACCACCTGCACCCCACGAGCCGGGACTGCATCAGGACCGCGCTCGTGCTCTACGGCGGCATCCTCGACGAGATCGAGCGGGTGGACCACGACGTGCTCTCCGCCCGCGTCTCGGTGCCCCTGCCCAAGCGGCTCCGCGTCGCGGTCCCCGGGCTCGTGCGGGCGGCGGCGGCGCGGCGCGAGGCGCGGTCGTGGCGCCCGCTCCCCGGCGCCGCCTGA
- a CDS encoding NUDIX domain-containing protein, with protein sequence MPEQQEHAEHVVRSEPVYDGPKVGVRRAVVPDGGEERAYDVLAHPGGVAVVALREDRQVLLVEQFRPAVEQRLWQLPMGFQDREGEPPEQAARRELHEETGWSAERWRHLRTVAPAAGVSEERTELYLATGLAPGEAEREDDEQGMEQRWVALDEAVDDAVAGRLLCGTTSLALLLVAELLRRDGGSVA encoded by the coding sequence ATGCCAGAGCAGCAGGAGCACGCGGAGCACGTGGTGCGCTCGGAGCCGGTCTACGACGGGCCGAAGGTGGGCGTGCGCCGGGCCGTCGTGCCCGACGGCGGCGAGGAGCGGGCGTACGACGTCCTCGCCCACCCGGGCGGCGTGGCGGTCGTGGCCCTGCGCGAGGACCGGCAGGTGCTGCTCGTCGAGCAGTTCCGGCCCGCCGTCGAGCAGCGCCTGTGGCAGCTGCCCATGGGCTTCCAGGACCGGGAGGGCGAGCCCCCGGAGCAGGCCGCGCGGCGCGAGCTGCACGAGGAGACCGGCTGGTCCGCCGAGCGGTGGCGGCACCTGCGCACCGTCGCCCCCGCGGCCGGCGTGAGCGAGGAGCGCACCGAGCTCTACCTCGCCACGGGACTCGCACCGGGCGAGGCCGAGCGCGAGGACGACGAGCAGGGGATGGAGCAGCGCTGGGTGGCGCTGGACGAGGCGGTCGACGACGCCGTCGCCGGGCGGCTGCTCTGCGGCACGACGTCGCTCGCGCTGCTGCTCGTCGCTGAGCTGCTCCGCCGGGACGGCGGCTCGGTCGCCTGA
- a CDS encoding Rv2175c family DNA-binding protein, producing MSNAAPEVDTLVSSWLTVPDVAEALGVDVVKVRSLIKDRALLAARRGERNVLSVPAAFVLDGAVVKGLPGLITVLGDAGFDDDEALRWLFTPDDSLPGTPVQALRENRGTEVKRRAQALAL from the coding sequence GTGAGCAACGCAGCCCCCGAGGTCGACACCCTCGTCAGCAGCTGGCTGACCGTCCCCGACGTCGCCGAGGCGCTCGGCGTCGACGTGGTCAAGGTCCGCTCGCTGATCAAGGACCGCGCCCTGCTGGCCGCCCGCCGCGGCGAGCGCAACGTGCTGAGCGTCCCCGCGGCCTTCGTCCTCGACGGCGCTGTGGTCAAGGGCCTGCCCGGCCTCATCACCGTGCTCGGCGACGCGGGCTTCGACGACGACGAGGCCCTGCGCTGGCTGTTCACCCCGGACGACTCGCTGCCCGGCACCCCCGTGCAGGCGCTGCGCGAGAACCGTGGGACCGAGGTCAAGCGGCGCGCCCAGGCGCTCGCGCTCTGA